The nucleotide window GAAAAAGACGCAGAATAGCAATTAATTTGTTGGACCCGTTGATGACTTATTTTGTGGTCTCATTTTATTTTGGGCAACTACCGACAGCTCACCAAGCTCAAGGATGGACTCACCATTGGAATAGCATTTAATCATGCTGTACTGGACGGTACTTCCACGTGGCACTTCATGACCTCCTGGGCCGAGCTCTGTTGTGGGTCCACCTCCATCTCGGTCCCACCTTTCCTTGAACGCACCAAGGCTCGCAACACCCGAGTCAAGCTCAACCTTTCTCCGCCATCAGACGCACCAGAACCTGCCAAGTCAGCAACCAATGGTGACGTCACCGCCAGCGTGGACCCACCTCTCCGCGAAAGGATCTTCAAGTTCTCCGAGTCAGCAATTGACCAAATCAAGTCAAAGGTCAACGCTAATCCACCGGAAGGATCCTCCGCCCCATTCTCTACATTCCAGTCGCTCTCCGCACACGTGTGGTTAGCCATCACACGTGCCCGCCAGCTCAAGCCGGAGGACTACACAGTCTACACTGTCTTCGCCGATTGCCGGAAAAGAGTCGACCCTCCGATGCCAGAGAGTTACTTCGGAAACCTAATTCAGGCGATTTTCACGGTGACGGCGGCGGGTTTATTGCTGGGGCAGCCAATTGAGTTCGCCGCCGGGATGATACAGCAAGCGATTGTGAAACACGACGCTAAGGCGATTGACGAACGTAACAAGGAGTGGGAGAGTAATCCGAAGATTTTTCAGTACAAGGATGCTGGAGTGAACTGCGTGGCTGTCGGAAGCTCGCCGAGGTTTAAGGTGTACGACGTGGATTTTGGATGGGGACAGCCGGAGAGTGTGAGGAGTGGTTCGAATAATAGGTTTGATGGAATGGTGTATTTGTATCAAGGGAAAAATGGAGGAAGAAGCATTGATGTGGAGATTAGTTTGGAAGCAAATGCTATGGAGAGGTTGGAGAAGGATAAGGAGTTTCTCATGGAAGCTTAATTAATTAGCTAGAATGAGAATCTATCTCTAAATTCTATGAGTAATTTGTatgtttcccttttttttttctatctttttccttttgttttatttaggggtggggtggggtgggtagtggttttctccttcttcttttatttattgttttctGCTTTCTATGTTTTTCGTTCTTTGTATGTTATGCAGAGACGAAACTCATGAGTATAAAGGAATAAAAGTTTGTTAGAGATTAATGTGATAtcttttaggggtcgtttggtaagagatattagaaaaaataatgcaagcattagttttatgcattactaatatcttgtttggtatattttttcaatttgtatataattaataattgtattagttatacatcatacttggcattatcctatgcataagtaAATACATAGAAAACTATGATATTAATAATACCAAggctttaatgcatgcattagcatagttaaagataaaattgtccttaaagtcccttaaagctagagaatatggaggacatttttgtaagcaactatttttcttaaaaattatgcaatgcattataatttaatacaccacaccaaacaatagataaaaaataatatttgcataactaatacttgcattactaACTCATACATTAAAAATTCgtacattactaatacaccttatttcGCACTATTCTTGTACACCATACAAACACCCCTTATCATCATGTTTTACGAGAAGAGTATAAATAGTTACTAAAACAGAAGTATCTGCGCCTCGTGGTAAACAATAAACATTAGCTTATAGTACTAGCCTACTAGGATTAGCTGGATTCATTTTCCCTCATTGGACTGAAAAGTTGGAGTAATATTTTTAGTGTCAGAGCATGGTTAAATTTGGATTGTGAAAAATGGAGCCCGGAAGCAAAATATGGTTCTCTTGGACTTAAtcaaaatttgtataaaaaaaattgggcacaataatatatatatatatatatatataacgccatagcTTACCACGCTATAGCTTAATGATCTTTTGTTCGTTAAGGTATAGCACGATGTAATAACACGCTATATTTGAATTAAAAATGGGCGGGAAGGTATAGTGTGCCTATACACCACACTATAGTATAGCCATGGAACACATCTTAACACTATCGATCCCTaccttgaaaaaaatatattaggTTGCTATACTGACTTGGTTGATGACAAGTGGTATGGTATTCTGCGTACCTTGGAAAATAAGCTTATCAATATACACATTGATCTCAAAGTTGCAGGGCACATTATTAAGGGCGAAATGCATTCTACAAAGCCTGAAGGTATACAAATTTGGGGCGAAAAACTACAATGTGTTCCCCTTTACTCAAAACGATGTGATTACGAAGTACTATGTCGCTGGCATGGGCTTGTTGTGTCACACGCACTGTCTGCAACCttccaaacaaacacacacaaagatgaaccagaagtgattcggcatttgatgaaggagattctAAAGATGGAAAAGGCACTAGTTGTTCATCATGCAATGGATGATCTTAACTTCCTAGGAGGAACGGAGGATCAGTAATaggatttattagaaaataaTAAATTGCATAGAAACAATGATTATCCTGTTTTCCTAACAGTTGTCGAGTGGGAGGGACTACCTAAGTTTCTACCACAAACGTTGGACGTAGGAGTCCCATAGGTCTTCTTGATGATAGCGACAAAATATGAGAAATGTGTGTCAACTGGGGCCTACATTACGATGCTCTCGGTCCCGAAGGGTACATACATGATGTtgacggagaagatgaagacACTGATAATGAAATAGTACCAGGCAGCGACGATAATGGCGAATGACAATTTTTTTTCTTGGGATGTATGTCAAATTGTTGTACTGAAGTATTAATGCTAAATATCAATAAAACTTAACAccaatggaaacataattttatttcatacattttgcAAGATGAACAtgtacatacacttattacaatAAATTATTGAAATAAAACACTACGGTATCCTTGAAATTGGCACATTGGATGAACTTTTACCGGGAGCTGAATTACCATCACTACCCAAACTAgttgaaggacatttacgatggTTGTGTCCTGTTtgtgagcatatgccacatttacgcgcataaacaatatcaccaacatccatttggtccCTATACATATTCTTTTTTCCACTTGTCGTTGACGCAAATACTCcttgttgtgagcacgtgatttttgccctatatgaattactcctataaaattcaagaaaataggTTTTTTCAAGTTATTTGCCATTTTGtaggatttttgtaggattttattaattgtctgcatttttgtgcacgtttaatttccattaaaaatcatgaaaaatgccaaaaataccatgcatcgcattatattttgttttttttacatttttaaggttaattagtcaattatttattttattaaaaataaaaatcataaaaatagttcatttttgcatttttagctttaattttagaatagtagtttttctcttttaatttagaatcAAGGAATTTTTTTTAGGAAATTGGTTAGTTTTACAATCtagattaatttaggtttttaattaaaaagaaaataaaagaaaaagaaaaaccaaaaaagaaaaggaaataaaagagggttaattgaaaagggtttgttttaattttattggGTCAAAGCCCAAACATTTCTGCCTAAACCCGCTCCAAATCCAGCCCAATGCCCCATACCAGGTTCAGCCCAGCCCCGTCTAAACCAAACGATCCCATTTTGTTGACCGTTCATCACGACCGTTGGATCATTGTGATCCAACAGTTCAGAGCTGATCCCCACCCCAGTATAAAACTGTCTGAAGCTCTCTCACCCCTCATTCCAATCCCTCCCAGTCCGTCTctaaccccaaaccctagagaccagccGCCCTAAAATCCCCTCACCGTCTCCGCCTTATTCCGCCGCTGGAAATTGCCCCACGGTGGCGGACCAACTCCAAACACCACCAAAGTTACACCACATAATCCCCTTGCCTTCCTCTTTCCGAATCTCTAGGTCTTCTTCCCCAAATCCCCCTCAAACTTGTCGAATATTGAATCTAAACTCAAAGTCCCCAAAACCCTAACTCACCCAAATATACCCAAACTCACATCGTATGACCCCTGACCTTCCCTCGCTACTATCCTGCCTTTGATTACCAAAAATCCTTATCCGAATTGTTCGAATTTTGAATCTGGAAATCTTGAACCTTAatttttccccatttttgtttCTCCGTTTGATTGGTGGTCAAGTGAACCCAAAACATCCATTAATCGACTGTTCTTGTTAAGAAGAGTCGATTAATGGTAGTTCGAGTTCATTTCTGATTAGTGAAGTTTGACCGAGTGGTTCCAGTATTGGGAAGGGAAAAGGtaggtattttcttt belongs to Nicotiana tabacum cultivar K326 chromosome 6, ASM71507v2, whole genome shotgun sequence and includes:
- the LOC107803843 gene encoding BAHD acyltransferase DCR — translated: MAGEVAKEETVVTKVKILKKTNVKPHKPLGKKECQLVTFDLPYLAFYYNQKLLIYKGAENFDETVEKLKDGLALVLEDFYQLAGKLGKDEEGVFKVEYDDDMDGAEVIVAAAEGIDVADLTDEEGTSKFLDLIPCNKILNFEGLHRPLLAVQLTKLKDGLTIGIAFNHAVLDGTSTWHFMTSWAELCCGSTSISVPPFLERTKARNTRVKLNLSPPSDAPEPAKSATNGDVTASVDPPLRERIFKFSESAIDQIKSKVNANPPEGSSAPFSTFQSLSAHVWLAITRARQLKPEDYTVYTVFADCRKRVDPPMPESYFGNLIQAIFTVTAAGLLLGQPIEFAAGMIQQAIVKHDAKAIDERNKEWESNPKIFQYKDAGVNCVAVGSSPRFKVYDVDFGWGQPESVRSGSNNRFDGMVYLYQGKNGGRSIDVEISLEANAMERLEKDKEFLMEA